Proteins from a genomic interval of Micromonospora sp. NBC_00389:
- a CDS encoding DUF4383 domain-containing protein, with amino-acid sequence MAHTPVNHPARPVYRAIGGLTGLYLVVFGALGIIESAGNEVFAQDGTRVLGQGTNLGFSLLSVLLGVIVLGGTALGRNIDVAVNQWLAYVMMVVSLAGLAFIRTDANFFNFSIATVVVVMVAALVLLMVGMYGKVGTDEEAEAFQKARLVL; translated from the coding sequence ATGGCCCATACCCCCGTCAACCACCCCGCGCGGCCGGTCTACCGGGCGATCGGCGGGCTGACCGGTCTGTACCTGGTGGTCTTCGGTGCGCTCGGCATCATCGAGAGCGCCGGCAACGAGGTCTTCGCGCAGGACGGCACCCGGGTCCTCGGCCAGGGCACCAACCTCGGCTTCTCGCTGCTCAGCGTGCTGCTCGGGGTCATCGTGCTGGGTGGCACCGCGCTCGGCCGCAACATCGACGTGGCGGTCAACCAGTGGCTGGCGTACGTCATGATGGTGGTCAGCCTGGCCGGTCTGGCGTTCATCCGCACCGATGCCAACTTCTTCAACTTCAGCATCGCCACCGTGGTCGTCGTGATGGTGGCTGCCCTGGTGCTGCTGATGGTCGGCATGTACGGCAAGGTCGGCACGGACGAGGAGGCGGAGGCGTTCCAGAAGGCTCGCCTGGTCCTCTGA
- a CDS encoding DUF4383 domain-containing protein — protein MPHFPVNHPARPLYRVLAGLIGVYILVFGIWGVVETIGDPLFDRGSHWALGLRTNLAFSLASVVFGVVLIVGASRRSNLGHYMNLTAGVVFLVTSILMMSVLQTEANFLNFSMSTVVVSMLFGLILLGTGLYDKVGPEEHAEAERRHRHHPVAEVHRR, from the coding sequence ATGCCGCACTTTCCGGTGAACCATCCGGCACGGCCGCTCTACCGGGTCCTCGCCGGCCTGATCGGTGTCTACATCCTGGTCTTCGGAATCTGGGGCGTCGTCGAGACGATCGGCGATCCGCTCTTCGACCGGGGCAGCCACTGGGCCCTCGGTCTGCGTACCAACCTGGCCTTCTCGCTCGCCTCGGTGGTCTTCGGAGTCGTCCTGATCGTGGGGGCGTCCCGGCGCAGCAACCTCGGCCACTACATGAACCTCACCGCCGGGGTGGTGTTCCTGGTGACCAGCATCCTGATGATGTCCGTGCTGCAGACCGAGGCGAACTTCCTGAACTTCTCGATGTCGACCGTGGTCGTGTCGATGCTGTTCGGCCTGATCCTGCTCGGCACTGGCCTGTACGACAAGGTCGGCCCCGAGGAGCACGCCGAGGCGGAACGGCGCCACCGTCATCACCCGGTGGCCGAGGTGCACCGCCGCTGA
- a CDS encoding TetR/AcrR family transcriptional regulator, producing the protein MAEVSDGADSRRTAAVPPAKPKSTSRVRMSAAQRREQLIATGRQLFAERGFDATSIEEVAARAKVSKPVVYEHFGGKEGLYAVVVDREVRALLDRITTALTAGHPRELLEQAAMALLGYIEEETSGFRVLVRESPLMSATGTFSSVMNDVAHQVEHILGAEFKSRGYDPKLAELYSQALVGMVALTGSWWLEVRKPRKETVAAHLVNLAWNGLSHLEAKPTLITARRH; encoded by the coding sequence ATGGCCGAGGTCAGCGACGGCGCCGACAGTCGGCGTACGGCGGCGGTCCCGCCGGCGAAACCCAAGTCCACCTCCCGGGTCCGGATGTCCGCGGCCCAGCGGCGGGAGCAGTTGATCGCGACCGGCCGGCAGCTCTTCGCCGAGCGGGGCTTTGACGCCACCTCCATCGAGGAGGTGGCGGCCCGCGCCAAGGTCTCCAAGCCGGTGGTGTACGAGCACTTCGGCGGCAAGGAGGGGCTCTACGCGGTGGTGGTGGACCGGGAGGTCCGGGCGTTGCTGGACCGGATCACCACGGCGTTGACCGCCGGGCACCCGCGGGAGCTGTTGGAGCAGGCGGCGATGGCCCTGCTGGGCTACATCGAGGAGGAGACCAGCGGGTTCCGCGTGCTGGTCCGCGAGTCGCCGCTGATGTCCGCGACGGGCACCTTCAGCAGCGTGATGAACGACGTGGCACACCAGGTCGAGCACATCCTGGGCGCCGAGTTCAAGAGCCGTGGGTACGACCCGAAGCTGGCGGAGCTGTACTCGCAGGCGCTGGTGGGCATGGTTGCGCTGACCGGCAGTTGGTGGCTGGAGGTGCGCAAGCCGCGCAAGGAGACGGTTGCGGCGCACCTGGTCAACCTCGCCTGGAACGGGTTGTCGCACCTGGAGGCGAAGCCGACGTTGATCACCGCCCGCCGCCACTGA
- a CDS encoding acyl-CoA desaturase, with protein sequence MSTALLEPNTAGPGPKPLTDGSQSPGILAALWAFVVIPFVALLVAVPVAWGGWLGWTDVVIGLVWYVVSGLGITVGFHRYFTHGSFKAKRWLRVTLAVAGSLAVQGEIIQWVADHRRHHAFSDMEGDPHSPWRFGTSFWALTRGLFHAHVGWLFRRELSNRERFAPDLQADRDISRVDRLFPMLVAISLLGPALIGGLVTWSWQGALTAFFWAGLVRIGLLHHVTWAINSVCHVYGERPFAMRQGDRASNFWPLAILSFGESWHNLHHADPTSARHGVLRGQVDISARVIWLFEKVGAASQVRWPKPERIAAKLVKPVAPR encoded by the coding sequence ATGTCCACCGCTCTGCTCGAACCCAACACCGCCGGCCCCGGCCCGAAACCGCTCACCGACGGCAGTCAGTCCCCCGGAATCCTGGCCGCCCTCTGGGCCTTCGTAGTGATCCCCTTCGTCGCCCTGCTGGTCGCCGTACCCGTGGCCTGGGGTGGCTGGCTCGGCTGGACCGATGTCGTCATCGGCCTGGTCTGGTACGTGGTCTCCGGGCTGGGCATCACGGTCGGCTTCCACCGCTACTTCACGCACGGCTCGTTCAAGGCCAAGCGGTGGCTGCGGGTGACGTTGGCGGTCGCGGGCTCGCTGGCCGTGCAGGGCGAGATCATCCAGTGGGTGGCCGACCACCGGCGGCACCACGCCTTCTCCGACATGGAGGGCGACCCGCACTCGCCGTGGCGCTTCGGCACCAGCTTCTGGGCGCTGACCCGGGGCCTGTTCCACGCGCACGTGGGCTGGCTGTTCCGCCGGGAGCTGTCCAACCGGGAGCGGTTCGCACCGGACCTGCAAGCCGACCGTGACATCAGCCGGGTGGACCGGCTCTTCCCGATGCTGGTGGCCATCTCACTGCTCGGCCCGGCGCTGATCGGTGGCCTGGTGACCTGGTCCTGGCAGGGCGCACTGACCGCGTTCTTCTGGGCCGGGCTGGTCCGCATCGGTCTGCTGCACCACGTCACCTGGGCGATCAACTCGGTCTGCCACGTCTACGGCGAGCGCCCGTTCGCGATGCGGCAGGGCGACCGCGCGTCGAACTTCTGGCCGCTGGCGATCCTGTCGTTCGGCGAGAGCTGGCACAACCTGCACCACGCCGACCCGACCAGTGCCCGGCACGGCGTGCTGCGTGGTCAGGTGGACATCTCCGCCCGGGTGATCTGGCTGTTCGAGAAGGTCGGCGCGGCGTCACAGGTGCGCTGGCCGAAGCCGGAGCGCATCGCGGCCAAGCTGGTGAAGCCGGTCGCACCCCGCTAA
- a CDS encoding SDR family NAD(P)-dependent oxidoreductase → MRVAIVTGASSGIGQSAAIQLAKRGSGVILTYSNNQPGALETVESIEKEGGTAVALPLDVGRSETFPAFRESVVAALRDTWQRDTFDSLVNNAGFARMALFQDTSEELFDGFMRVLLKGPFFLTQALLPLLADGGAIVNTSSNSALASGLEPGYSAYASMKGGLMVLTRYMAKEFSNRGIRVNSVAPGSTRTRLADNAFERFPEVIPLLAAKTALGRVGEPDDIGMVIATLLGEEGRWITAQNIEVAGGYNL, encoded by the coding sequence ATGCGGGTCGCTATCGTCACCGGCGCCAGCTCGGGCATCGGCCAGAGCGCTGCCATCCAGCTCGCCAAGCGCGGATCGGGAGTCATCCTGACCTACAGCAACAACCAACCCGGGGCGCTGGAGACCGTGGAGAGCATCGAGAAGGAGGGCGGCACGGCCGTCGCGCTGCCACTGGACGTCGGCCGCAGTGAGACCTTCCCGGCCTTCCGCGAGTCGGTCGTCGCCGCGCTGCGCGACACCTGGCAGCGGGACACGTTCGACTCCCTGGTCAACAACGCCGGGTTCGCGCGGATGGCGCTTTTCCAGGACACCTCCGAGGAGCTGTTCGACGGGTTCATGCGGGTGCTGCTCAAGGGGCCGTTCTTCCTCACCCAGGCACTGCTGCCACTGCTGGCCGACGGCGGCGCGATCGTCAACACCAGTAGCAACTCGGCGCTGGCCTCCGGCCTGGAGCCCGGCTACTCCGCGTACGCCTCGATGAAGGGCGGCCTCATGGTGCTGACCCGGTACATGGCCAAGGAGTTCAGCAACCGCGGCATCCGGGTCAACTCCGTCGCCCCGGGCTCCACCCGGACGCGCCTCGCCGACAACGCCTTCGAGCGGTTCCCCGAGGTGATTCCGCTTCTCGCAGCGAAGACCGCACTCGGTCGGGTGGGCGAGCCCGACGACATCGGCATGGTGATCGCCACGCTGCTCGGCGAGGAGGGCCGCTGGATCACCGCCCAGAACATCGAGGTCGCCGGCGGGTACAACCTCTAG
- the glmU gene encoding bifunctional UDP-N-acetylglucosamine diphosphorylase/glucosamine-1-phosphate N-acetyltransferase GlmU, which produces MVPQPHLRTVVVLAAGEGKRMKSTLPKVLHPLLGRTLLGHVLSAAAPLAADRTVVVVGHGADQVRGHLTEIAPDSTPVLQAEQLGTGHAVRIALDAVPDGAGTVVVINGDVPLLRPETVGALVTAHEEAAAAATVLAAAVPDPTGLGRIVRDADGRLEQIVEERDADATQRAIREINAGIYAFDAVRLRAALGKLSTDNDQGEEYLTDVFGLLRSAGEPVAVHVAVDHVETLGCNDRVELATLRRLLRDRVNEAWMRTGVSLLDPATTWIDVTVALDRDAVVDQNTQLRGGTVVGTGALVGPDVTLVDTIVGPGASVVRSHAVGAEVGAGASVGPYAYLRPAARLAEKAKVGTFVEVKNSQIGAGSKVPHLTYVGDATIGEQSNIGAASVFVNYDGVNKHRTVIGSHARTGADNMFVAPVEVGDGAYTAAGSVIVEDVPAGAMGVARARQRNIEGWVVKRRAGTAAAEAAQRARAGEGASGVAPTASDSEAMHGRAETVGGASGTGDTATE; this is translated from the coding sequence ATCGTGCCCCAGCCCCACCTCCGTACCGTCGTCGTACTTGCCGCCGGTGAGGGCAAGCGGATGAAGTCGACACTGCCCAAGGTGCTGCACCCGCTGCTCGGTCGGACGCTGCTCGGCCACGTGCTGAGCGCGGCCGCGCCGCTGGCCGCGGACCGCACCGTCGTGGTGGTCGGACACGGCGCCGACCAGGTCCGGGGACACCTGACCGAGATCGCACCGGACAGCACGCCGGTCCTCCAGGCCGAGCAACTCGGCACCGGGCACGCCGTCCGGATCGCGCTGGACGCTGTCCCGGACGGCGCCGGCACCGTCGTGGTGATCAACGGGGACGTACCGCTGCTGCGGCCGGAGACGGTCGGCGCGCTGGTGACCGCGCACGAGGAGGCCGCCGCGGCGGCCACCGTGCTGGCCGCCGCGGTGCCCGACCCGACCGGGCTCGGGCGGATCGTTCGGGACGCCGACGGTCGGCTGGAGCAGATCGTCGAGGAGCGCGACGCCGACGCGACGCAGCGCGCGATCCGGGAGATCAACGCCGGCATCTACGCGTTCGACGCGGTGCGGCTGCGCGCCGCGCTGGGCAAGCTCTCCACCGACAACGACCAGGGCGAGGAGTACCTGACCGACGTCTTCGGGCTGCTCCGCTCGGCTGGCGAGCCGGTGGCGGTGCACGTGGCCGTCGACCACGTGGAGACGCTGGGCTGCAACGACCGGGTGGAGTTGGCGACGCTGCGCCGGCTGCTGCGCGACCGGGTCAACGAGGCGTGGATGCGTACCGGGGTGAGCCTGCTGGACCCGGCGACCACCTGGATCGACGTGACGGTGGCGCTGGACCGCGACGCGGTCGTCGACCAGAACACCCAACTGCGCGGCGGCACGGTGGTCGGCACCGGCGCGCTGGTCGGGCCGGACGTCACGCTGGTCGACACCATCGTCGGCCCCGGTGCGTCCGTGGTGCGCAGCCACGCGGTGGGTGCCGAGGTGGGCGCGGGCGCCAGCGTCGGTCCGTACGCGTACCTGCGGCCGGCCGCGCGGCTGGCCGAGAAGGCGAAGGTCGGCACGTTCGTCGAGGTGAAGAACTCGCAGATCGGCGCCGGCTCCAAGGTGCCGCACCTAACGTACGTAGGTGACGCGACGATCGGCGAGCAGAGCAACATCGGCGCGGCGTCGGTCTTCGTGAACTACGACGGGGTCAACAAGCACCGCACGGTCATCGGCAGCCACGCCCGGACCGGGGCGGACAACATGTTCGTGGCCCCGGTCGAGGTGGGCGACGGGGCGTACACGGCGGCCGGCTCGGTGATCGTGGAGGACGTGCCGGCGGGCGCGATGGGCGTCGCCCGAGCACGCCAGCGCAACATCGAGGGCTGGGTGGTGAAGCGGCGGGCCGGCACGGCCGCGGCGGAGGCCGCGCAGCGGGCCCGCGCCGGCGAGGGTGCGTCGGGTGTGGCCCCCACCGCAAGCGACAGTGAGGCAATGCACGGGAGGGCCGAGACGGTGGGCGGTGCGTCCGGCACGGGAGATACTGCAACCGAATAG
- a CDS encoding ribose-phosphate diphosphokinase: MGSIVAENRKSLMLFSGRGFPELAKEIGEVLGVAPTPADAYEFANGEIFVRFKDSVRGSDAFVVQSVTHGVNTWVMETLIMVDALKRGSAKRITVVLPFYPYARQDKKHRGREPISARLVADLLKTAGANRILTVDLHTAQIQGFFDGPVDHLFAMDILAEYVEHKYAGRPMTVVAPDSGRVRVAERWTDRLGGCPLAFIHKTRDPMKPNQVVANRVVGEVEGRVCLIVDDMIDTGGTITGAADILKESGAAEIVVASTHALLSDPATERLKNSSISEVVVTNTLPLPPEKQLDKLTVLSIAPLLARAIREVFDDGSVTTLFGGLS; encoded by the coding sequence ATGGGCAGCATCGTCGCCGAAAACCGCAAAAGCCTGATGCTCTTTTCCGGACGTGGCTTTCCGGAGCTGGCCAAGGAGATCGGTGAGGTGCTCGGCGTGGCGCCGACGCCGGCCGACGCGTACGAGTTCGCCAACGGCGAGATCTTCGTACGGTTCAAGGACTCGGTGCGTGGTTCGGACGCCTTCGTGGTGCAGTCCGTGACGCACGGGGTGAACACCTGGGTCATGGAGACCCTGATCATGGTGGACGCGCTGAAGCGGGGGTCGGCCAAGCGGATCACCGTGGTGCTGCCGTTCTACCCGTACGCACGTCAGGACAAGAAGCACCGCGGTCGCGAGCCGATCTCGGCCCGGCTGGTGGCGGACCTGCTGAAGACGGCCGGCGCGAACCGGATCCTCACCGTCGATCTGCACACCGCGCAGATCCAGGGCTTCTTCGACGGTCCGGTCGACCACCTCTTCGCGATGGACATCCTCGCCGAGTACGTGGAGCACAAGTACGCGGGCCGGCCGATGACCGTGGTGGCGCCGGACTCGGGCCGGGTGCGGGTGGCCGAGCGGTGGACCGACCGGCTGGGCGGTTGCCCGCTGGCGTTCATCCACAAGACCCGCGACCCGATGAAGCCGAACCAGGTGGTGGCGAACCGCGTGGTCGGCGAGGTGGAGGGTCGGGTCTGCCTGATCGTCGACGACATGATCGACACCGGTGGCACGATCACCGGCGCGGCGGACATCCTCAAGGAGTCGGGCGCGGCGGAGATCGTGGTCGCGTCCACCCACGCGCTGCTGTCGGATCCGGCGACCGAGCGGCTGAAGAACAGCTCGATCAGTGAGGTCGTGGTGACCAACACGCTGCCGTTGCCGCCGGAGAAGCAGTTGGACAAGCTGACCGTGCTGTCGATCGCGCCGCTGCTGGCGCGGGCGATCCGGGAGGTCTTCGACGACGGTTCGGTGACCACCCTCTTCGGTGGCCTGAGCTGA
- a CDS encoding 50S ribosomal protein L25/general stress protein Ctc codes for MSEVKISAEPRTEFGKGGARRTRRAGKVPAVLYGHGEKPKHIALPSREFAAAIRKGGANQLFAIDITDGTQVLALPKAIQRDPIKDTFEHVDLILVRRGEKVTVEVPVQLTGEAARDTLIVHDHDTLSVTADATKVPDHLEASIEGLEAGSQVTAGDVQLPAGVELAVDATLPVAAVTAAPTAEQLEATLPEVEEATEEAEAEVGEVTEGSEGADAAPTAEGAENTEARTEA; via the coding sequence GTGTCCGAGGTAAAGATCAGCGCCGAGCCCCGTACCGAGTTCGGCAAGGGTGGTGCCCGCCGTACCCGCCGGGCCGGCAAGGTGCCCGCCGTGCTGTACGGCCACGGCGAGAAGCCCAAGCACATCGCGCTGCCGTCCCGGGAGTTCGCTGCGGCGATCCGCAAGGGTGGCGCCAACCAGCTGTTCGCGATCGACATCACCGACGGCACGCAGGTGCTGGCGCTGCCGAAGGCGATTCAGCGTGACCCGATCAAGGACACCTTCGAGCACGTGGACCTCATCCTGGTCCGCCGGGGCGAGAAGGTCACCGTCGAGGTCCCGGTCCAGCTGACCGGCGAGGCCGCGCGGGACACCCTGATCGTGCACGACCACGACACCCTCTCGGTGACCGCCGACGCCACCAAGGTGCCGGACCACCTCGAGGCGTCGATCGAGGGCCTGGAGGCGGGCTCCCAGGTGACCGCCGGCGACGTGCAGCTCCCGGCCGGTGTCGAGCTGGCCGTCGACGCGACGCTGCCGGTCGCTGCGGTGACCGCCGCGCCGACCGCCGAGCAGCTCGAGGCGACGCTGCCCGAGGTCGAGGAGGCCACCGAGGAGGCCGAGGCCGAGGTCGGCGAGGTCACCGAGGGTTCCGAGGGTGCGGACGCCGCCCCGACCGCCGAGGGCGCGGAGAACACCGAGGCGCGCACCGAGGCCTGA
- the pth gene encoding aminoacyl-tRNA hydrolase, with translation MTDEAGPWLVVGLGNPGREYAGNRHNVGFMVADLLAGRVGARFGRHKRAVAEVAEGRLGFGGPKLVLAKPLTYMNLSGAPVAALAQFYKVPPAQVIAVHDELDIGYGQVRVKCGGGEGGHNGLRSMSKSLGTKEYVRVRFGIGRPPGRQDPADYVLSDFGAAERKELDFLVDRAADVVESVVVKGVEPTQNLYHGG, from the coding sequence GTGACGGACGAGGCGGGGCCGTGGCTGGTGGTCGGCCTGGGCAACCCAGGTCGGGAGTACGCCGGGAACCGGCACAACGTCGGGTTCATGGTGGCTGACCTGCTGGCCGGACGGGTGGGCGCGCGGTTCGGCCGGCACAAGCGGGCGGTGGCCGAGGTGGCCGAGGGTCGACTGGGTTTCGGCGGGCCGAAGCTGGTGCTGGCGAAGCCACTGACGTACATGAACCTCTCCGGCGCGCCGGTGGCGGCGCTGGCGCAGTTCTACAAGGTGCCGCCGGCACAGGTGATCGCGGTGCACGACGAACTGGACATCGGGTACGGCCAGGTGCGGGTCAAGTGCGGTGGCGGCGAGGGCGGGCACAACGGCCTGCGTTCGATGTCGAAGTCGTTGGGCACCAAGGAGTATGTCCGGGTGCGGTTCGGCATCGGCCGGCCACCCGGGCGGCAGGACCCGGCGGACTACGTGCTGTCGGATTTCGGCGCCGCGGAGCGCAAGGAGCTGGATTTCCTGGTGGACCGGGCCGCCGACGTGGTGGAGTCGGTGGTCGTCAAGGGCGTGGAGCCGACTCAGAACCTCTACCACGGCGGTTGA
- a CDS encoding inositol monophosphatase family protein, whose product MSSPPMIDGAFARWLAARAGQALLDLRAELGFGDAGALKSAGDKVSHDLIRTELAKWRPGDAVLSEEDEGSRLAWAAEVNAEAVSRLAADRVWIIDPLDGTREFAEEGRSDWAVHVALWARSAPSPHGLVAGAVGLPAQHRVLGTDYPPAYPPMTVEAATAGARVIRLAASRSRPPVFLTDLAEDVGAKLVPMGSAGAKIAAVITGEVDAYIHAGGQYEWDSAAPVAVATATGLHASRIDGSALRYNEADPRLPDLLVCRKDLASRLLAALQRHSG is encoded by the coding sequence ATGAGCAGTCCTCCGATGATCGACGGTGCGTTCGCCCGGTGGTTGGCGGCCCGGGCCGGTCAGGCGCTGCTCGACCTGCGGGCCGAGCTGGGTTTCGGCGACGCCGGCGCGCTGAAGTCGGCCGGGGACAAGGTGTCGCACGACCTGATCCGCACGGAGTTGGCGAAGTGGCGGCCGGGGGACGCCGTGCTCTCCGAGGAGGACGAGGGGTCGCGGCTGGCCTGGGCGGCGGAGGTGAACGCCGAGGCGGTGTCCCGGTTGGCCGCGGACCGAGTGTGGATCATCGATCCGTTGGACGGCACCCGCGAGTTCGCCGAGGAGGGCCGCTCGGACTGGGCGGTGCACGTGGCGCTCTGGGCGCGTAGCGCGCCGAGCCCGCACGGGCTGGTCGCCGGGGCGGTGGGGCTGCCGGCGCAGCACCGGGTGCTGGGCACGGACTACCCGCCGGCGTACCCGCCGATGACGGTGGAGGCGGCGACGGCCGGCGCGCGGGTGATCCGGTTGGCGGCGAGCCGGAGCCGGCCGCCGGTGTTCCTCACCGACCTGGCCGAGGACGTGGGGGCGAAGCTGGTGCCGATGGGTTCCGCCGGCGCGAAGATCGCCGCGGTCATCACCGGAGAGGTCGACGCGTACATCCACGCCGGCGGGCAGTACGAGTGGGACTCGGCGGCGCCGGTGGCTGTGGCGACGGCCACCGGACTACACGCTTCCCGGATCGACGGTTCTGCGCTGAGATACAACGAGGCGGATCCACGCCTGCCGGACCTGTTGGTCTGCCGCAAGGATCTCGCCTCCCGGTTGCTTGCAGCGCTGCAGAGGCATTCCGGGTAG
- the cysD gene encoding sulfate adenylyltransferase subunit CysD: protein MTTPAAYRVSHLDALEAESIFVMREVVAEMERPVLLFSGGKDSIVMLRLAQKSFAPANIPFPVMHVDTGHNFPEVLEYRDQRVAELGLQLVVASVPEALTSGLVRESGDGMRNRIQTPVLLDAVERHRFDALFGGARRDEEKARAKERVFSFRDEFGQWDPKNQRPELWSLYNGRHHPGESIRVFPLSNWTELDVWHYIARERIPLPSIYYAHEREVIERDGMFYAVNEFFRPRAGEERFKAQVRYRTVGDASCTAAVRSDADTVEKVIEEVAATRITERGATRGDDRVSEAAMEDRKREGYF from the coding sequence ATGACCACCCCCGCGGCCTACCGGGTCTCCCACCTGGACGCCCTGGAGGCGGAGAGCATCTTCGTGATGCGCGAGGTGGTCGCCGAGATGGAACGCCCGGTGCTGCTCTTCTCCGGCGGCAAGGACTCGATCGTCATGCTGCGGCTGGCGCAGAAGTCGTTCGCTCCGGCCAACATCCCCTTCCCGGTCATGCACGTCGACACCGGCCACAACTTCCCCGAGGTGCTGGAATACCGCGACCAGCGGGTCGCCGAGCTGGGGTTGCAACTCGTGGTGGCGAGCGTGCCGGAGGCCCTGACCAGCGGGCTGGTCCGGGAGTCCGGCGACGGCATGCGTAACCGGATCCAGACGCCGGTGCTGCTGGACGCGGTGGAGAGGCACCGCTTCGACGCGCTGTTCGGTGGCGCCCGCCGGGACGAGGAGAAGGCCCGGGCCAAGGAGCGGGTGTTCAGCTTCCGGGACGAGTTCGGCCAGTGGGACCCGAAGAACCAGCGGCCCGAGCTGTGGTCGCTGTACAACGGCCGGCACCACCCGGGCGAGTCGATCCGGGTCTTCCCGCTGTCCAACTGGACCGAGCTGGACGTCTGGCACTACATCGCCCGGGAACGGATCCCCCTGCCGTCGATCTACTACGCGCACGAGCGCGAGGTGATCGAGCGGGACGGGATGTTCTACGCGGTCAACGAGTTCTTCCGTCCCCGGGCGGGCGAGGAGCGGTTCAAGGCGCAGGTGCGCTACCGCACCGTGGGCGACGCCTCCTGCACCGCCGCGGTCCGCTCCGACGCGGACACCGTGGAGAAGGTCATCGAGGAGGTGGCGGCCACCCGGATCACCGAGCGCGGCGCGACCCGTGGTGACGACCGGGTCAGCGAGGCCGCCATGGAAGACCGCAAGCGGGAGGGCTACTTCTGA